Proteins from a single region of Ziziphus jujuba cultivar Dongzao chromosome 1, ASM3175591v1:
- the LOC107405475 gene encoding probable 2-oxoglutarate-dependent dioxygenase AOP1 — protein MKMGSEIPCCKLPLIDLSKPGLNPGTPEWDSARDQVKQALEKYGCFEAFFDKVPPETRKAILDATEELYDLPSEIKRKNIYDTPFPGYFGDYPLTPLYESMAMLDAVKLSDIESFINVYYPEGNPSICQKLHRYAVQASELDKMVRRMVLENLGVEKYFEEHMETTKCLLRVMKFKGPHIKENKKLGLVPHTDKEFITILYHNHVSGLEVQIKDGTWISVERNSPDSFIVMFGDSFYAWTNGRCHSPRHQVMMTGDETRYTVGMFSIPKGGYTIKAPDELVDEEHPLLFKPFDFEKFLKFYATEAGNSAYSPLHAYCGL, from the exons atgaaaatgggaTCTGAAATCCCTTGTTGTAAGCTTCCTTTGATTGATTTGTCGAAGCCAGGACTTAATCCTGGCACACCTGAATGGGACTCGGCGAGAGATCAAGTCAAGCAAGCACTGGAGAAATATGGTTGTTTCGAGGCATTTTTCGACAAGGTTCCTCCGGAAACTCGAAAAGCCATACTTGATGCAACGGAGGAACTTTACGACCTCCCTTCGGAGATCAAACGCAAAAACATTTACGACACACCTTTTCCTGGTTACTTCGGAGACTATCCTTTAACTCCACTCTATGAGAGCATGGCCATGCTGGATGCTGTTAAGCTTTCCGACATCGAAAGCTTTATCAATGTCTACTATCCTGAAGGAAACCCAAGCATTTG CCAAAAGTTGCACCGCTATGCGGTACAAGCATCGGAATTGGACAAGATGGTGAGGAGGATGGTTTTGGAGAACCTGGGAGTAGAGAAATACTTCGAGGAACACATGGAAACAACAAAGTGCCTTCTTAGAGTGATGAAATTTAAGGGGCCTCACatcaaagaaaataagaagCTTGGGCTTGTACCTCACACTGACAAGGAATTTATCACCATTTTGTATCATAATCATGTTAGTGGTCTCGAGGTCCAAATCAAAGATGGCACATGGATTTCCGTCGAACGTAACTCGCCTGATTCTTTCATCGTCATGTTTGGTGATTCTTTCTAT GCCTGGACAAACGGTCGATGCCATTCACCGCGCCATCAAGTGATGATGACAGGAGATGAGACGAGGTACACAGTGGGAATGTTTTCGATCCCAAAGGGAGGGTACACGATAAAAGCCCCAGATGAGTTAGTAGATGAAGAGCACCCTTTGCTGTTTAAGCCCTTTGACTTTGAAAAGTTTCTGAAATTCTACGCTACAGAGGCTGGTAATTCTGCTTATTCTCCTCTCCACGCTTATTGTGGTCTCTGA
- the LOC125420677 gene encoding probable 2-oxoglutarate-dependent dioxygenase AOP1.2, protein MGSEIPCCKLPLIDFSKPGLNPGTPEWDSARDQVKQALAQYGCFEAFFDKVPPETRKAILDATEELYDLPSEIKRKNIYETPFPGYFGNHILTPLFESMAILDAVKLSDIESFINVYYPEGNSSLWLCSLYYASLAFCFLSFIFPSASKMLPLLSLVRNTSFLTLS, encoded by the coding sequence atgggatCTGAAATCCCTTGTTGTAAGCTTCCTTTGATTGATTTTTCGAAACCAGGACTTAATCCTGGCACACCTGAATGGGACTCGGCTAGAGACCAGGTCAAGCAAGCACTGGCGCAATATGGTTGTTTCGAGGCATTTTTCGACAAAGTTCCTCCGGAAACTCGAAAAGCCATACTTGATGCAACGGAGGAGCTTTACGACCTCCCTTCGGAGATCAAACGCAAAAACATTTATGAGACACCTTTTCCTGGTTACTTCGGGAACCATATTTTAACTCCACTCTTTGAGAGCATGGCCATTTTGGATGCTGTTAAGCTTTCCGACATTGAAAGCTTTATCAACGTCTACTACCCTGAAGGAAACTCCAGCTTATGGCTTTGCTCTCTTTACTATGCCTCTCttgctttttgctttttgtcttttatttttcctagcGCTTCAAAAATGTTGCCTTTACTGTCTTTAGTTAGAAACACTAGCTTTTTAACTCTCTCTTAA